The nucleotide sequence acagctgactttgtgaggaccagtttgagcCTTTAACCTacagagtgaagacatttttatcagagtgaggaccccccccccctttaatggactgtttgggaGTCAAGActttggttttagggttagaattaggttaaggGTCCGGGTTAGGTATTTAGTTTGTTAGGATGGTTAGGCTGAGGGGCCACAGTCGGAAAAATCCATTTATCCAGTTTAATTTTGGGGTTACTTTCTTAATTTCTCATTATTGATATAAAcaaattttacatttaaattggaacacaggtttatttatttcacctaAACATTATTAGACCAAATATTGTAAACATATATAACTTTGATAGTCTGTTCTTAAGATCACGACTCTGATATAAATGCTGCTAATTAGAATGGAACAGACATTTTCAATTAAAGTTTTAGTTATTGAGAAATCAGATGTAAAAATGATGTACTTTCTTAATTACTTAGAAATAATACATGGTAATACAATTATACTCATTAAagtaataaattaattttatctactttaacttaactttaaatacatttttaaatgtcattaactTTCGTAAACAGCTCAAACGCCAGTCACCAAATGTTCCTCATCAACTGTAAACTGaaattaatttatttcaaattgttttATGAAGTTTTCTTTATCAAGTTCTCGCATTTTACTTCAGCTACGTCTTCAGAAATCCAGttgagaataataaaataatcctctgGAGAATGAGGCTTTGTTACAGCAGAAGTTCTCATATTCACCAAATACCTTATCGTATGTCTCACAAACAGCCACATGCAGGACACGGCACTATTggtaattttcattttattataaaaaacagtatttgagtccacagtttgtgtttctttgtacagtaaaaaatattaaattaaaatcccAAAGTTCAGAAAGATAAAGATGGAGTTGAGGAGGAAGGGAGATCAACTTTCTCgtagaagagggagggagggagggagggagggagggaggggattTAAAGTCCGAGGGAAGCAGCAACGGGGCCGAGGCAGAAAGACACGGAGACTTTCTCCTCATTTCTGTGCAACACAGTTCATTTGGATCAAAATCTTCTGTTTACTCCAAACAGTAGAATCCTAAAAACACTAAAAGGAGCCCACCCCACCCAGTTTCTTTTCTCCATGTCCCAGCTCATGTACTCAAAATGTTACAGGCACACAGGTatgcaccccccctccccaagcCTCCACTGCTCCATATTAAGTGTCTTTAAAAAGGAAGGAGTGCACACACATTCGAGGGAGAGGGCTTGCATGTTTGCGAGGGATTAGTCCCTTCCAGCATGGCCGATGTCCAACGCAGAGGCTGGTGGAGACGCCACGATGTGTCCGCTCAACATCTCAAACTCACAGCAGACCCTCAACCGCTGCGataaaacactgacatttctttctcccccacctggacagacccaactaAAGACGGCTACAGCGAAGTGAAACAAGAACTAacgcccccccccacccctcccgacagtcaataacaaaaatatatttctatacAAATTTAAGCAGTCTCAGGGTACATAACACCCCCGCCCCACCccctttaaagaaaacaataaataaagcaaaCCCAAACATTTGAAAAGGAGGATATGCATCATGTTTGgatttacaataataatattaataataataatccacaTCACTCTGCAAAACAGAAATAGACAGACTGAATGATGGGAAACAAAACCGATAAAAAAGTTCTTTGCATTAAATCATTTCCTCTTTAATCTTGACCACGTTTAAAAccttaaaaacatttcttaaaaaagGCAAGTTCTCCTATTTACCCCCGAAAATATGACCTTTCTTCTATTCAGCAAGATGTGGAGGTGAGGAGGCTGCTCGAGAAACCgccccccctctctgtccacGATtggcaaaaaaatatattaacagCAATAACTTACAATTCATTTATTCTAATTCATTTAACGACTGCTTGATTTATTGTTCATCTCCCATAGGAAGTTCAGTTCAATGCATctttattgaaaacattttaaataacatttaataatagtataaaaaagaaaggctaagtaataacaataacactGTCCTGGGTGAGTGCAGTTTGTGCGAAGAATCACGGAGCATTTCAGCTCAACATGACACGTTAGTAGAATTCCTACATGATGTCTAAAGGGTTGTGATTCATATTCTGGCCCAGTGGGTCCTGACTGTTTCCCCCTGGTCCGTGGAGACCGGCCATGCCACTCAGCTGAGATAACATGGCGCTCTGGTCCGACCCAAACTGCTCCATAGAgttctgttgctgctgttgttgtggagGGACCCCCATGCCTGGGTGGTGCTGGTTCAGATGGCCTGGGTGAGGAGAACCCGTCTGCATCTGAGGAGAGATGTGATGTGGGGAGGGCTGGGGCTGCATGCGCGGGGACGGGCTGGAGTGCGGTGGCTGGGACTGAGGTCTGGGGGAGGGCTGTGGAGATCGCACCTGGTTAGCCAGCGATGTGGGCATTGTCTGGCCCTGCAGGTGCGGGGACTGGGCCAtctgctgcggctgctgagGACTCATGGGATTGCTGTGCTGGGCCGGTGACCCGCCGGGGccaagatgctgctgctgctgctggagcagcCTCTGGTGGAGGGCCTGTTGTAGCAGAGCTTGAGAAGATGGAGGGCCACCTTGAGTGGGCTGAGGGCCTTGAGATGGCTGCTGAGGACCTCCCACACCTGGCCCTGCATCGCCCCCTGGCAGACCAGCCATTGcattctgctgctgcatctggaGGTGGTGCTGGTGCTGGAGCCTATGCTGCAGTGCAGCTGTAGCTTGCTGCTGGGCCACAGATCCTGGGTAACCTTGCCCCTGCTGGCCTGGGGGACCACCAGGCTGCTGGGCGCCATGAGGAGGACCTCCAGGCTGGCCCTGTCCCCCTGTTGGAGGCTGCATCCCAGACTGTCCCATGTAGCTCTGCCCCTGTGGTGGTTGTGGCTGCTGGAACTGACCGTGATTTACTCCcatttgttgttgctgctgctgctgctgttgttgttgttgctgctgctgctgctggagatgcCTCCTCATGAGCATCTCTCTAAACTGGGTAGTGTTGAGATTTCCCATCTGTGGCCCCTGGCCATGCATACCCCTTCCTCccccttgctgctgctgctgctgctgttgctgttgttgttgctgctgctgctgctgctgctgctgctgctgttgttgttgttgttgttgttgctgttgttgctgctgcagagctgccacttgttgttgttgtaaactACTGAGCATTGgcctctgttgctgctgttgtaactgttgctgctgttgtaactgttgttgctgttgtaactgctgttgctgttgtaactgctgttgctgttgtaaCTGTTGTTGCTGaagttgctgttgctgctgctgttgcagctgctgttgctgctgctgctgtagctgggCCATAGTGGCCATGTTGACATTCGTCCCTCCCTGACCTGCCATATGCATCCCAGGCTGGCCGGAGCCTGCAGAATTCATGTTCACCTGTGGTCCCCCTCCTGCCATGACATTACCAACAGGACCCCCTGTGGGTCCAGGACCTCCCGGCACGACACCCGGTCCACCTGGAGCCCCCTGCACCCCCTTGTATTTTGAAGCCCTCTGCTTAATAAAAGCAGCCATGAGCTGTGGATTAGACCGCAAGATGTTGAGGACTTGCTGCTGCTGGATCGGTGAGCTAGGCGAGCGGAGAGTCCGTAACAGGTCTTGGAGGGCAGCCTGGGGGATGTTGACACCAGTAGCTCCAGGGACAGCTCCCCCTGGGACACCGGCACCTTGCTGCTGTGCCATGTTTATCAAGGCAGCATGGCCCTGAGCTTgttggtggtgctgctgctgttgttgctgctgctgctgctgctgctgctgttgttgctgttgctgctgctgctgttgttgttgttgttgttggtgttgttgttgttgttgctgctgttgttgaatttgctgctgctgagctgccATCATGGCTGGATGGCTCATTTGGTTCATCATAGCTTGTCTCTGCTGGGGTGGCATCCCCTGGGCTGCccactgctgttgctgctgctgctgctgagggttTTGAAGTGGTGCACCCATCCTCTGCTGCATTTGAGGGGGGAGTGGGCCCTGGGGTAGGTTACCCTGCTGAGGGGTTTGCTGCATGGGCCCCCCAGGACCAACCATCATGCCTGGTGCAGCGCTTTGTTGTTGATCCATGTGGGCACGAGCAGCTGCCACTGCGGCCGTCTGTTGTGGCATGCCCTGAGGTCCAACCATCCCTACTGCCCCTGGGTGTCCCATGGCCATCTGTTGACCTTGACCCTGTTGATGGTGCGGGTGAGGAGGCATCAAGCCTGCAGCTGCCTGGGCGGCTTGTCGTTGCAGAGCCATCTTTCTCTGAGCATCAGCTACCTGTTGGATCTTCATGGCGATTTCTACTGCTGCCGGTGGAGGCCCAGAAGgaggctgctgttgctgctgtgaaagGGGAGGCTGGGCCTGGGGCTGGTTAGGAGGTTGCTGGCCCCCAATACTTCCAGCCATGACAGTGCCACCAGGCTGTGGCTGGGGAGGTGTTGCAGACCCAAGAACTGGTTTGCCCTGGGACTGATGGATTGGGGAGGAGCCTGGAGGTCTGCTGGCATATGGAGGCAAATTGTTCGGGTGCTGTTGGATTTGTTGAGGGTTGGTCCCTGCTCCactatgctgctgctgctgctgctgctgctgctgttgttgttggacTTGAAGcatctgctgctgatgttggGGAGAACTCATTATCCCACCAGCCCCACCACCTCCGGCCGTCGCCATCTGCTGAAACTGGTGGTGAAGGGGGTGTTGAGGAGGCATGCCACTTTGTGAGGGCATCCCAccttgctgctgttgctggaCTCCAGGTCCTGGACCCATTCCCTGTTGCGGGACTGGAGGCATGGTCTGAGTTGGTGTCTGGGGAGTTGGGGGCTGGGTTCCTCCAGACGTAGGGGTACTTGGTGCTGTGCTACCATTGTTCCCTGGTGATGGAAGTCCAACAACAGGTCCTCCGGGTGGCCCACCAGCGGGCTGCCCGACCCTCTGCATGCTGGCCATTCTTCTCCTTAACATTTGTGCCTGCTGGAGCCTGtgctgtagctgctgctgccgcaGCTTTTGCTTGATGTTCAGACAGAACGGGACTGGACATTTGTTCTCTTGACAGTGTTTAGCATGGTAGCAGCACAGAGCAATGAGCTGCTTGCAGATGGGGCAGCCACCATTCGTCTTGCGCTTGCAGCCTTTTGTGTGCTGAACAACACGCTTCATCTTCTGGCAGGACGGCAGAGAGCAGTTGGCGTTGCGGCACTGGCACGCATGGACCAGCGACTGAATACACCGCTGGATGCTTAGACGACGGGAGTCTCCAGGGCTCTGAGTAGCTGCTGCTGACTGGTTGTTGCTGTCGTCATCCAGCCCAAGCCCCAGTTTATCCATCTTGTGCTCATGACCTTTAATGTTGTAGCAGGTGATGCACAAGTCATAgtcctgcaggaggaaggaaaagTAGAGAGATGGGAAAATTAATACAAGCACATGAATCATTGAAACAAGTTAAACCAAAGTGTTACAAAtcaatttttttacattacacatTCAATAAATGTTCATGTCTCAACGTGTCTTTTGATAAATCCACAACTGCTTCATCTTGATAAACAGTTATCTTCTCACCCACATTTTACAGTAACACAAACAGTTTTGCTGTTGTGCAACTTTAACATCTGAAGAAACAGCAGTGAGTCTTTGTAACTCCTCCCACATGAATTTTTCATACTTTCAGCAAGGAATGCTGACAACGAACACTACAGCCAAAGAGCTATTGTAAGGGCTCACTGGTGCCCTGGATACTAAACAGCTGCCCAGCACCGCAGAGACCCAGTCTGCAGAAGCAGTCTATTTGGCTGGACACCCCAGTGAACACAACTAGCAACGATTGGAAGAGGGTGATGAGGAGCCATGGTGGAGCTGCTGAAACACTGACTGTAGAACAACAGAATCAGCTGTTCCAAATTGGAAGGGGAGACAAAAATCTGTTTATCCACCGTGCTTCTGTGGTCTACTTTCTACTAAAACCTCTTCCTTTATTCATTCAGCAGCCACCTTATGTAAGAGAAAATCTGAGGAGTTAAGcgttaaaatattatatttgcaTATATAACCAACCTTAAGAATATTAAATTCCAAAAGTATATAAGAGTTATTACATTAAGCAACAATTTAATTCATGTCTGAGCTCCTAGCTCTTTCTGGAACACTCATGAAAAAAAAGGATTGAGCTCTGGggatattttagtttaaaaaaatttacatTACTGCCACACAGCTCCCAACTGTATGTGCAGGTATTTAGTCTTAGGTAATACTACCCAAAGACTGCAGAGTTTTTACCAGCTAATACTGTAAGTAACATCATAGTATTTAAATTTTTGATTCTCACCTCGCAGACGGTGCAGTGGAAGCGGGTCTCCACGTGGTGTTTACACTCATTGCAAGTGTAAACGAAGCGGTCCTGGCTCTGGTTGTGCAGCTCCACCAACATACACATGGAGCTCCACATGGACCTCCTCAGAGAGCTGAACTCCAGGTGCTTGTCCCTGGCCAGAGTCAGGAAGGCGTCGCGGCCATCCATCAGGTCACAGGCCATCAGCGGGTCTACGTCAGTGATGGGGGGCAGGGAGTTGGCTGTGGGTCCGGCAATGAGGCGGATGACAAAGAAAACCTGGGAATAAAAGTGGAGGTCAGCTGTAAATTTCCTCAGATTGTGTGGATGATGTGTGATTCATGCCCTCATCTGTTAAATTCATTTTGCACTTAAGAGGAAAGCAAAACATAGTACAAAGGAATATTCCCAGAATTATTTATACTTTCCCATAACTGAAAACAAGGATCAGTATCTTACTAGAGAATATCCTTGATTTAGTAAGTTATTATAATATTCTTAAATAAAACAGTTAGCATATactgctacacacacatacctccTTATGTTTCTCCATGGTAGCGTAGAGTTTCTGAGAAAGGTCATTGGAAACATTGGGCATCCCCGGTTTCTTCTTGTTGGCTCGGCTCAAGCTGCTCTTGTTCTTGCTCGTCTTTTTATTGTTCTTCTTTTTGGCATTCTTGCTGTCTCCTTTTGTAGCCTGtgcatgtttaaataaatgtttcaataCATAACACGGCATTAACAAACATTAAGAGTCTGAAAGTGATGAACGCATGTGGACTCTCGCTCTACTCACATCTGTGCTCTCAGTGGAGGTactgttctcctctctcttcctctcctcctcctcctgctccagctccttgatGCTCTCCTCCAGCACGTTTGGCCAGAAGTCGCCCTCAAAATATGGCAGCTCCTTGGGGCTGGTCAGCCGGTCCTCTGTCGCTTGCTTGAAAACATCCTGAGGGACAAAGAGAGGACCGTTAAATACTCACAGTTGATGTCATTAACAAATCATAGTATTGAGATGATCATTCTTGACCTGGGAGACAGcagattttagattttctttaattaaaaaacatgataGGGCTGCCACCTTGTAGATAAAATAAGACACTGAATACATCTGCATGTATGCAGTGAGACTAAGATGACTCATTCATGTCATGTTACTATCAAGGTTATAACGTGCGTCTACTGCAGTGAATGCTGATTGAATCCATTCACACGGCAGACAAAGGCCAGATGTTAAcaggtgttagtgggttttttaaCAAGTGGAAAGGGGGGTTTACTTTACTGATAAGTCAAGAGGGCATGTAATACATAAAGCTGATACAgagtgccctctgctggatcatgaCAAGAAGTACTTCGGATGGTCTGATGTGCTACATGTCTCACCTTGTAATCATGGACAATGCGCTCAGACACAGCCTTGTCCAGCATCTTCTTGTACCACTCCTGCAGGCGCTTTGGCTTGGGGATCTTCTGGTCCGACGGATGGCAGTGAAAGATGTAATCATCCCCTTCACTGGGTGGACAGGCCCAGATATGACCCGTTGTAAACCTGGAAGGGGAGACATGTAGTTTCATCAATTGAAGCATTCGTAAAGAAGTTAACTGACTTCCTTCTTTTTCCACCTGCCTCCAAAGATTTAAACTCTGCTCTTACCCCTGCCTCTTGACATACTCCAGGTAGCCAAGCAGGATCTCATGGTAGACAGCCGTCCTGAGGTGTCGAGGTTTGAAGAAGTGCACGCTGTCCAGGTAAGAGATGTACACTCGTCTCTGATTGGGAGGCGGGCAGTCGGAGCCGTACTCTTGAACATGCATGCCGAAAAAACACACGTCTGCTCCGTCGATGTCTTCGAATGCAAACAAGGCTTTCATCCTGTAGGGGAAGGACTCCGACATTTCTCCACTGTCCACAAATCTGGATAAAAAACAGGAAGCAAAAAGCTGGGTGAGTAAATCAGCTGTGAAATCCATGAAATGTCATCATCAACTCTTCCCTTCTCTTCAAACCAGCTCATAATTATCAAACCTCAGCCTGATGtgtgacctgctgctgtttgtctccatctttactaacttttcatttattttactttgcagTGAGACGCTCTGTTTAACAGATCAATCATTCACTCGTTAAGCTACAATCAGATCTAGACACAACTCAtctccttctcaatggagtTATTAGACAAAGACACGATGACACACCAGTGCTAAAGacatttttagacatgaactccgggGAATGTCCGCACAATTGGGTCCAGATTTTCTCTGGTTTATTTTATCAGAACACATTTCTACTTTAGTTGACGCTGTGGTATCCTGAAAGCACATACATCCAAACTTGATAAGCACTCGTTACCGAACAGAAGTAACAAAAACCAGAAGAAAAGAATTGCCGCACACCAGTAGATGCTCCCACAAACTCCCCTTTAATAGCCTCTCATCAAACATAATCAATAAGCCATGATCCTAAATTCATTTTATGGAGCTTCTTCCACCACACACagaatctgcagcagcaggtttaaCCTCTTACCTGGACTTCATGCCTGGCTTGACCTCAACCACCTTGTCCGAGACATGGACGACTCGGATGGTGATATCGCCAGATTCGGGGTGGCACTGTCGCTTGAGGTAGTCGTTCACGCGCATCTCCAAATAGCCCCCCAGCTTGGTCTGGGGAAGTCctatgaaaagacaaaaaaggagTCGGGTTaacaacaatttaaaatgatcatttacATTATTCTGATAAATTCTTCACATTTCAATGACGTCTGCCATGTCATCATACTCGTGGCCTTTTGTAGGGTAGTGgtcataaaacacaaaaaacatgtaTCTTGTATTTGTTCTCTGTACTCTACTTACTTTTAGCTGCGTATTTGTTCTCTTTCCGTGTCTTGTTTGCCTTTTTGAGGCAGTTGTCACATGTGAAGCTGTGGTTGGGGAGGAAACAAATAGTAAATCAAATTTGCAGGAAGCCATCTGCTCTGTCACAATAACCACCGGTGACTGCGATAAAAAGGCATAAATCAAGAGACAATTTGGTCTTTAATGTCAGTCGTTTCTTCCTCAAATGATAAAATGAGTCTGAAGTCACTTATAATTACAAACAGAACCCACATGTAGGGAAATCAAACTTTATGACTCGCTTTTCACACAAGCAACTTTTATTGTTGATGGAATAAATCAAAGCTCTAACTTCTAAACTTTTTCTCCAAACTTCTTCTCAACATGCTGAAACTGTGTGAGATTAGCTTGAGTCTGCAATGTTTACAGCTACGCAAAAATGTGCCGTCACATGTGTCATGACATAACAATATTTCCAGCACCTTTATGATGCTTTTCCTGATTTTAAAGCTTCAGGGAAAAAAGAATCGAGGAACACAAAAGGGTAAATTCATTTTCCAGACCCATGTGCTCATGTAACAGAATGTACAGTTTGCATATGATAGCTAGCTCACCCTGAAGGCCATATGGTTTCATGATGCAGGACACAGATCTGGTGCATTTTACGACCGCAGTCAATACATTCCACAAGCCTgagcagagagaagacaaaaaggcagaCACAATATTACTGTTTGTTCTTCTACAGGAGCAACAAAGTTACTGCCAAAACATTTATAACGATGGAATAGAACATCTTTTATCTCACAGCAatcattgaaaaataaattatcacaaggtcatgacaaaaaaacaaagttattaTGTTAAGAAGGGGACGTACAACTCGGGATCAAGTGTGTCGTTCTTCTTTCGTTGGAACTGGTCTTTGTTGATAGACCTGTGAGAAgtatcagaaaaacaaaatactgtAACAACACGGTAAATCCTCGGTGAACTAAACACTACGAACACAGTTTATCGTTATACTGATCATTTGTACAATCTAGAAATAGAAAAATCCTAACGTTGATATAACTTGTATTTTCTATGATGGTGATGAAACAAATactcaaataaaatcaaaggaATGTTTGTTTTACTAAGATGAACTCCATCAATTTTACACTCAGTTACTTCTGAAACAATTATCAGTATAACATCTTCAAGATAAAACAAcctgtgtgatgtcacagtggtGTCTTCAGGGTTATCTTGACTTCGGCTTAAGGCTTGAAATGTTTTACAGAAAGTCTCCATTACAAACTGAAGGTGCAGAGTTTAAAATGAGTCAGACAGGATCTGATGAAAGTCGCATTACGGGAAATCTAGTATTCACTTTAGCTTGACCCATACAAGAGACTAAAAGTCAGGAAAGCTTacatctgctgctgtgctgtttctttctgcatttttcaaaataaatctgtcttTTATGACTCCTCAAACTTTGCTGTACcgcaaatgttttctgtttttaaatgcttAAATTTCAACCAGacagataaaacaaaatctATAAACATTCAACAATTCGTGATCTTTAATCTAATTCCACCACTGAGCTGCTGGTGGGTCAGTTACTACAACGTGATACAAGCTGAATATATGTGATGCTGTCAAGACTAAGGAACAAGATGGTTTTAACCCTACCAACCAAGACATTTAATTGCTGACAGTTCTAATATCTAACTACTTGAGAAACTTTAGGttttatttgtgcttttgtCTGCTGGTGTGGGAGGAAGGCAGGAGTCTGAGAGTACTCACGTCTGAGGCTGAGAGGGGTCGTCCCCCAGGGAAACGCACTCGCCCTGGATTTCGTTGAAACACTTCTCACAGAAGTGGTACCTGTCAGCAAGAAGCCCATATTTTGGTGAACTACACCGTTCGCCATCatcacagccaatcacagagagggcaCGAAGA is from Paralichthys olivaceus isolate ysfri-2021 chromosome 5, ASM2471397v2, whole genome shotgun sequence and encodes:
- the ep300b gene encoding histone acetyltransferase p300 isoform X6; the encoded protein is MADNVLDSGPPSAKRPKLSSPALSVSASDGNDFGSFFDLEHDLPDELISSSDLGLTNGGDASQLHTTLGGIGGIGLGGGQDAAAKHKQLSELLRAGAPAQQGGPASNSTAPGASMGMMGVVSVSPGGPQAMPPHGQQQQQPGLMQQVGMVGGMAALNRAASMMGNQKGNTGQQGLMGGQVMNGSPRMGYPGNAGMGNSSNLLAETLQQQPMGPGGQAGMRPQQPGALNKMSMMANAGPYGGPYGQSAGQGLPGAGLGPQLQNKAGLPNNMANQFNMDKKVPPGQGMPGMPSQQQQPGAVGGVSVGGAAAVGGSQVGLNVVGAGPGTAPPTADPEKRKLIQQQLVLLLHAHKCQRREQANGEVRQCNLPHCRTMKNVLNHMTHCQAGKSCQVAHCASSRQIISHWKNCTRHDCPVCLPLKNAGDKRNQQSLLNSAGVGLVNSLGSGVPGGQSNTPSLNPPNQIDPSSIERAYAALGLTYQGNQMPQQQQTNMPNQGLQGQPGMRTLNTMGGNSMGVNGGVGVQSPNQQSTLLPDAMLHNSMNVQSLMNDSVGNLGSMPTATPPSAAGMRKSWHEDITQDLRNHLVHKLVQAIFPTPDPAALKDRRMENLVAYARKVEGDMYESANSRAEYYHLLAEKIYKIQKELEEKRKTRLQKQGMMPGQPGIGSPGLPQGPPSMGQPPMIPGQPPNGPHIDPSMVRPAGPNQMVSRMQNPAGMNQFGQMGMQSMGQRSTPPLPLNSPMNQMGMGAPRMNQPNATQLQNQYLPQGQFPGSSPGLGSGPGGMNQPGPQTTVPQQNQMSTPPSLPASSPAPQSASSAPGSGTPGGSMGPGSATGAGPLPSLPPSSTPTQPNSYPHCPSIRTNSPSPARSLTPQPHQTPPTLPGSQTPQPHTPSTPQLPPQQHPQQQQQQQQQQQQQQQQQQQQQQQQQQQQQQQQQQQQQQQQQQQQQQQQQQQQQQQQQQQQQQQQQQQQQQQQQQTLHQQQQQPPSSQTVNSEKAGQQTLGGVGASSGPQSGQASSVPNQNAHVPPQLPKTPLSAKPSLTAEVSSPASVNSSTDASSQPAPSNGPAASQEDVKMDVKKQEEDDDGTDSQGEGKGKMGKGQPDVKTEEKPEIKKEKLSSDGCKGEPMDTSSFSTTSSVATGEDKKPEVKKEPKEEEEGSGSTSTSSSPASSQSKKKIFKPEELRQALMPTLEALYRQDPESLPFRQPVDPQLLGIPVRIRTSNKTNLDYFDIVKNPMDLSTIKRKLDTGQYQEPWQYVDDIWLMFNNAWLYNRKTSRVYKYCSKLAEVFESEIDPVMQGLGYCCGRKFEFSPQTLCCYGKQLCTIQRDAAYFSYQNRYHFCEKCFNEIQGECVSLGDDPSQPQTSINKDQFQRKKNDTLDPELLVECIDCGRKMHQICVLHHETIWPSGFTCDNCLKKANKTRKENKYAAKRLPQTKLGGYLEMRVNDYLKRQCHPESGDITIRVVHVSDKVVEVKPGMKSRFVDSGEMSESFPYRMKALFAFEDIDGADVCFFGMHVQEYGSDCPPPNQRRVYISYLDSVHFFKPRHLRTAVYHEILLGYLEYVKRQGFTTGHIWACPPSEGDDYIFHCHPSDQKIPKPKRLQEWYKKMLDKAVSERIVHDYKDVFKQATEDRLTSPKELPYFEGDFWPNVLEESIKELEQEEEERKREENSTSTESTDATKGDSKNAKKKNNKKTSKNKSSLSRANKKKPGMPNVSNDLSQKLYATMEKHKEVFFVIRLIAGPTANSLPPITDVDPLMACDLMDGRDAFLTLARDKHLEFSSLRRSMWSSMCMLVELHNQSQDRFVYTCNECKHHVETRFHCTVCEDYDLCITCYNIKGHEHKMDKLGLGLDDDSNNQSAAATQSPGDSRRLSIQRCIQSLVHACQCRNANCSLPSCQKMKRVVQHTKGCKRKTNGGCPICKQLIALCCYHAKHCQENKCPVPFCLNIKQKLRQQQLQHRLQQAQMLRRRMASMQRVGQPAGGPPGGPVVGLPSPGNNGSTAPSTPTSGGTQPPTPQTPTQTMPPVPQQGMGPGPGVQQQQQGGMPSQSGMPPQHPLHHQFQQMATAGGGGAGGIMSSPQHQQQMLQVQQQQQQQQQQQQHSGAGTNPQQIQQHPNNLPPYASRPPGSSPIHQSQGKPVLGSATPPQPQPGGTVMAGSIGGQQPPNQPQAQPPLSQQQQQPPSGPPPAAVEIAMKIQQVADAQRKMALQRQAAQAAAGLMPPHPHHQQGQGQQMAMGHPGAVGMVGPQGMPQQTAAVAAARAHMDQQQSAAPGMMVGPGGPMQQTPQQGNLPQGPLPPQMQQRMGAPLQNPQQQQQQQQWAAQGMPPQQRQAMMNQMSHPAMMAAQQQQIQQQQQQQQQHQQQQQQQQQQQQQQQQQQQQQQQQQQQHHQQAQGHAALINMAQQQGAGVPGGAVPGATGVNIPQAALQDLLRTLRSPSSPIQQQQVLNILRSNPQLMAAFIKQRASKYKGVQGAPGGPGVVPGGPGPTGGPVGNVMAGGGPQVNMNSAGSGQPGMHMAGQGGTNVNMATMAQLQQQQQQQLQQQQQQQLQQQQLQQQQQLQQQQQLQQQQQLQQQQQLQQQQQRPMLSSLQQQQVAALQQQQQQQQQQQQQQQQQQQQQQQQQQQQQQQQQQGGGRGMHGQGPQMGNLNTTQFREMLMRRHLQQQQQQQQQQQQQQQQQMGVNHGQFQQPQPPQGQSYMGQSGMQPPTGGQGQPGGPPHGAQQPGGPPGQQGQGYPGSVAQQQATAALQHRLQHQHHLQMQQQNAMAGLPGGDAGPGVGGPQQPSQGPQPTQGGPPSSQALLQQALHQRLLQQQQQHLGPGGSPAQHSNPMSPQQPQQMAQSPHLQGQTMPTSLANQVRSPQPSPRPQSQPPHSSPSPRMQPQPSPHHISPQMQTGSPHPGHLNQHHPGMGVPPQQQQQQNSMEQFGSDQSAMLSQLSGMAGLHGPGGNSQDPLGQNMNHNPLDIM